From a region of the Gemmatimonadaceae bacterium genome:
- a CDS encoding helix-turn-helix transcriptional regulator, whose product MVIADLDVICAAINEPEAHTPLIIDRYRVLTLTIAHLRVQPVGESSLASKRRDSLVREKLARYVFMRDGVAPISCIEAARDLCQEVQAFHHVLDGRIFRHVVDGFSQQLFGRRGHVNSRRGTVEDRWSLRPRRWPKQGRELNWKEARIEEQSLLRHIRLDREDRMKQAKRTRLEAAGWRAGTAAEFLGISHEEAALVETKVALSQALRRKRAALGLTQQQLARRLNSSRSRVAKMEAADRSVSVDLLLKGLFALGASPGDIGRTLRRAAA is encoded by the coding sequence ATGGTAATCGCAGATCTGGACGTCATATGCGCCGCCATCAACGAACCTGAAGCACACACGCCACTGATCATTGATCGCTATCGAGTACTGACCCTTACGATCGCCCATTTGCGCGTGCAACCGGTCGGCGAATCGTCATTAGCGTCCAAACGACGCGATTCACTCGTCCGCGAGAAACTCGCGCGCTACGTCTTCATGCGAGATGGTGTCGCCCCGATCAGCTGCATCGAGGCCGCGCGCGACCTTTGCCAGGAAGTACAGGCGTTCCATCACGTCCTCGATGGACGCATCTTCCGGCACGTGGTCGACGGCTTCTCGCAGCAGTTGTTTGGCAGGCGCGGCCATGTGAACTCCCGCAGAGGGACAGTGGAGGACAGATGGAGTCTACGCCCCCGGCGATGGCCCAAGCAAGGGCGGGAACTCAATTGGAAGGAAGCACGCATCGAGGAGCAATCCCTGCTTCGGCATATTAGACTCGACCGGGAAGATCGAATGAAGCAAGCAAAAAGAACTCGACTGGAGGCGGCAGGCTGGCGGGCCGGCACCGCGGCGGAATTCCTCGGCATCAGCCATGAAGAGGCCGCGCTCGTAGAAACCAAGGTCGCACTCAGCCAGGCGCTGCGTCGGAAGCGCGCAGCGTTAGGGCTTACCCAACAGCAGCTCGCGCGCCGCCTCAACTCGAGCCGATCGCGAGTGGCGAAGATGGAAGCCGCGGACCGATCCGTATCGGTTGATCTGCTACTGAAGGGGTTGTTCGCGCTCGGCGCCAGCCCCGGAGACATCGGCCGCACCTTGCGTCGCGCTGCCGCCTAA
- a CDS encoding HigA family addiction module antitoxin: protein MRRRPTHPGEMLQEDFIPDYGLTVAGLAEAAGVSRQSINELLRGRRALSPEMALRLAHLFGNSPEFWLNAQRAVDLWDAAQAIKDDMARIKPLRVA from the coding sequence ATGAGGCGCCGGCCGACCCACCCGGGTGAGATGCTGCAGGAGGACTTCATCCCGGACTACGGACTTACTGTTGCCGGTCTCGCCGAGGCCGCGGGCGTTTCGCGCCAGTCGATCAATGAACTGCTGCGCGGACGGCGCGCCCTCAGTCCGGAGATGGCGCTACGTCTCGCGCACCTTTTCGGCAACTCCCCGGAGTTCTGGCTGAACGCCCAGCGAGCGGTGGACCTATGGGACGCGGCACAGGCCATCAAGGATGACATGGCGCGTATCAAGCCTCTACGTGTCGCATGA
- a CDS encoding Rid family hydrolase, whose translation MKAVVVGGGPAGLYTALLLKQADPPDGWPRPSGYSGGVTVSGRLVVLAGQVGWNPLTAEFETDQLTAQVRQALMNIVTLLAEAAVVPE comes from the coding sequence GTGAAAGCCGTTGTCGTCGGTGGCGGGCCGGCCGGCCTGTACACGGCCCTGCTCCTCAAACAGGCCGACCCCCCGGACGGCTGGCCGCGCCCGTCCGGGTACAGCGGCGGCGTGACGGTCTCCGGCAGGCTCGTGGTTCTCGCCGGACAGGTCGGCTGGAACCCGCTCACTGCCGAGTTCGAGACGGACCAGCTCACCGCGCAGGTACGGCAGGCGCTGATGAACATCGTCACGCTGCTCGCGGAAGCCGCAGTAGTGCCGGAGTGA
- a CDS encoding acetyl-CoA C-acyltransferase produces MTAREAVIVDAVRTPVGRHRGALARVRPDDLAAIAIAGLIARTRIDPAGIDDVILGCTNQAGEDSRNVARMALLLAGLPVEVPGQTVNRLCGSGLQAVASAAQAIRADEGDCFIAGGVESMTRAPWVMLKPDEPFARGVPRTADSTIGWRFVNPAMPREWTISMGETAERVAERYGITREEQDAFALESQQRTALAVSGNLFADEIVSVKTLDSQGNPVVVARDEHPRPETTAAALAALRPAFMRDGGTVTAGSASGINDGASAALVMERGAAERAKLRPIARIVASAVAGVSPEVMGVGPVPATRKALERAGLSVSDLDVVELNEAFAAQAIACMRDLDLDPGKVNVNGGAIALGHPLGSSGARILTALVHELRRRKARYGLATMCIGVGQGIATIVERVE; encoded by the coding sequence GTGACCGCGCGCGAAGCGGTCATCGTGGACGCGGTCCGCACGCCGGTTGGGCGGCACCGCGGGGCTCTCGCCCGCGTTCGGCCCGACGATCTCGCCGCGATCGCGATCGCGGGGCTGATCGCCCGCACCCGAATAGATCCTGCCGGCATCGACGATGTGATCCTGGGCTGCACGAACCAGGCGGGCGAAGACAGCCGCAACGTGGCGCGCATGGCGCTGCTGCTCGCCGGGCTGCCGGTCGAGGTGCCGGGGCAGACGGTGAACCGCCTGTGCGGCTCCGGACTGCAAGCGGTGGCGAGCGCGGCGCAGGCGATCCGCGCGGACGAGGGCGATTGCTTCATCGCGGGCGGCGTCGAGAGCATGACCCGCGCGCCGTGGGTGATGCTCAAGCCCGACGAGCCGTTCGCGCGCGGCGTGCCGAGGACCGCGGATTCGACGATCGGGTGGCGGTTCGTCAACCCGGCGATGCCGCGGGAGTGGACGATCTCGATGGGTGAGACCGCCGAGCGCGTGGCCGAGCGGTATGGAATCACGCGCGAGGAGCAGGACGCGTTCGCGCTGGAGAGCCAGCAGCGGACGGCGCTGGCGGTGAGCGGCAATCTTTTCGCGGACGAGATCGTGTCCGTAAAGACGCTGGATTCACAGGGCAATCCCGTTGTGGTCGCGCGCGACGAGCATCCGCGTCCCGAAACCACGGCGGCGGCGCTCGCCGCGCTGCGACCGGCGTTCATGCGGGACGGCGGTACGGTGACGGCCGGCTCCGCCAGCGGGATCAACGACGGCGCGAGCGCGGCGCTGGTGATGGAGCGCGGCGCCGCGGAGCGCGCGAAGCTGCGGCCGATCGCGCGCATCGTGGCCAGCGCGGTGGCCGGCGTTTCTCCGGAAGTAATGGGAGTCGGCCCGGTTCCCGCCACGCGCAAGGCACTGGAGCGCGCGGGACTGTCGGTGTCCGACCTCGACGTCGTGGAGCTCAACGAGGCGTTCGCGGCGCAGGCGATCGCGTGCATGCGCGATCTCGACCTCGATCCCGGGAAGGTGAACGTCAACGGCGGTGCGATCGCGCTCGGCCACCCGCTCGGCTCCAGCGGCGCGCGCATCCTGACCGCGCTCGTGCACGAGCTGCGGCGCCGCAAGGCGAGATACGGCCTCGCGACGATGTGCATCGGAGTGGGCCAGGGTATCGCGACTATCGTGGAGCGCGTCGAGTGA
- a CDS encoding amidohydrolase family protein, with translation MAVAGIRVTDCHVHVHPWRDMPDDIVEVLKRGQQDIELLLEAMYDPALLLRMMDEDGIDRVGLVNYPSPDVMRTDWRINEHAARYCAADPARLLPIGGVHPRVTTDPAGDVDALIEMGMHMLKLHPNHQQMTANAYTDGLEALGKIYSRCEARGLPVLIHTGTSIFPRARNRFGNPLEVDDVAVDFPDLQIVLAHGGRPFYMGEAFFVLRRHKNVWFDLSGIPPKALLEYFPKLAELEHKLLWGSDWPSPGVTRMRRNVDQFMELPLSDSLKRAALETNPERLLPRGGRTV, from the coding sequence ATGGCGGTTGCCGGTATCCGCGTTACCGACTGTCACGTCCACGTGCACCCGTGGCGCGACATGCCCGACGACATCGTCGAAGTGCTCAAGCGCGGCCAGCAGGACATCGAGCTGCTTCTGGAAGCCATGTACGATCCCGCGCTGCTGCTCCGCATGATGGACGAGGACGGCATCGACCGCGTCGGGCTCGTTAACTATCCGTCGCCGGACGTGATGCGCACCGATTGGCGGATCAACGAGCACGCCGCGCGGTATTGCGCGGCCGATCCCGCGCGGCTGCTTCCGATCGGCGGCGTGCATCCGCGTGTCACGACCGATCCGGCTGGAGACGTGGACGCGCTGATCGAGATGGGCATGCACATGCTCAAGCTGCACCCGAATCACCAGCAAATGACGGCCAATGCGTACACCGACGGTCTCGAGGCGCTGGGCAAGATCTACAGCCGGTGTGAAGCGCGCGGCCTGCCCGTGCTGATCCATACCGGCACCAGCATCTTCCCGCGCGCGCGCAACAGGTTCGGCAACCCGCTGGAGGTGGACGACGTCGCGGTCGACTTTCCCGACCTGCAGATCGTGCTGGCGCACGGCGGCCGGCCGTTCTACATGGGCGAGGCCTTCTTCGTGCTGCGCAGGCACAAGAACGTGTGGTTCGATCTTTCCGGCATTCCGCCGAAAGCGCTGCTCGAGTATTTCCCCAAGCTCGCCGAGCTCGAGCACAAGCTGCTGTGGGGCAGCGACTGGCCGAGCCCCGGCGTGACGCGGATGCGGCGGAACGTGGATCAGTTCATGGAGCTGCCGCTATCGGACTCGCTCAAGCGCGCCGCGCTGGAGACGAATCCCGAGCGCTTGCTGCCGCGCGGTGGACGGACGGTCTAG
- a CDS encoding DUF542 domain-containing protein → MQIDDSVKIDPAWTVHELVHFRPETAAALRSYGIDTCCGGTRTLTEAAKVAGLDAAALVHALEQVSLASTS, encoded by the coding sequence ATGCAAATCGACGACAGCGTTAAAATCGATCCTGCCTGGACCGTGCACGAGCTGGTCCACTTTCGCCCTGAGACCGCCGCGGCTCTCCGGTCGTACGGCATCGACACCTGCTGCGGCGGCACGCGCACGCTCACCGAGGCCGCGAAGGTCGCCGGACTCGACGCCGCGGCGCTGGTGCATGCACTCGAGCAAGTGAGCCTCGCCAGCACATCCTGA
- a CDS encoding nitronate monooxygenase, translated as MAISNWKLARAVSIRGQLGVVSGTVLDTVFVRRLQDGDIGGHLRRAMKSFPIPGVADAALHRYFRPAGRAAGERYKLLQMYRLPVSIARQQLTMLANFVEVYLAKEGHSGKVGINLLTKVQLPNLASLYGAMLAKVDYVLMGAGIPREVPGVLDALAEHRPAAMKLEVEGLAAGESMSMTLDPRECGVDPGVSVERPAFLPIVSANSLATTLARKANGTVEGFVVEGPTAGGHNAPPRGEPRFNERGEPLYGERDDVNMEKMRELGLPFWLAGGAGSPKHLVDALKVGAAGVQVGTLFAFCEESGLEPGLKQEILDHAARGDVDVFTDPRASPTGYPFKVARWGKDSGKPERQRLCDLGYLRVAYKRDDGRIGFRCAAEPVEDYVRKGGAIEDTVGRQCLCNALTANVGQAQIRVSGEEEPPLVTSGDDLKTIAAFLDGRSSYSAGDVIDYLLSWISAPRQLAPVG; from the coding sequence GTGGCCATTTCCAATTGGAAGCTCGCTCGTGCCGTTTCGATCCGCGGACAGCTCGGCGTCGTGTCCGGGACCGTGCTCGACACGGTGTTCGTCCGGCGGCTGCAGGACGGCGATATCGGGGGTCACCTGCGGCGCGCAATGAAGAGCTTTCCGATACCGGGAGTGGCCGACGCCGCGCTGCACCGCTATTTCCGCCCCGCTGGACGAGCGGCGGGGGAGCGGTACAAGCTGCTCCAGATGTACAGGCTGCCGGTGAGCATCGCGCGGCAGCAGCTCACCATGCTGGCAAACTTCGTCGAAGTGTACCTCGCCAAGGAAGGCCACTCCGGCAAGGTCGGCATCAATCTTCTCACGAAAGTGCAGCTCCCCAATCTCGCCTCGCTGTACGGCGCGATGCTCGCGAAGGTGGATTACGTGCTCATGGGGGCCGGCATTCCGCGCGAGGTTCCCGGCGTGCTCGACGCGCTGGCGGAGCATCGGCCCGCCGCGATGAAGCTCGAGGTTGAGGGTCTTGCCGCCGGCGAATCGATGTCGATGACCCTCGATCCGCGGGAATGCGGTGTCGACCCGGGCGTGTCCGTCGAACGGCCGGCATTCCTGCCGATCGTGTCGGCCAACTCGCTGGCGACGACTCTCGCCCGCAAGGCGAACGGAACCGTCGAGGGATTCGTCGTGGAAGGGCCGACCGCCGGCGGGCACAACGCGCCGCCCCGCGGGGAGCCGCGGTTCAACGAGCGCGGCGAGCCGCTGTACGGCGAGCGCGACGACGTCAACATGGAGAAGATGCGGGAGCTCGGGCTTCCCTTCTGGCTCGCCGGCGGCGCCGGCTCGCCCAAGCACCTCGTCGACGCGCTCAAGGTCGGCGCGGCGGGCGTGCAGGTGGGGACGCTGTTCGCCTTCTGCGAGGAGTCCGGGCTCGAGCCAGGCCTCAAGCAGGAGATCCTCGACCACGCCGCGCGGGGCGACGTGGACGTCTTCACGGATCCGCGCGCGTCGCCCACGGGCTACCCGTTCAAGGTCGCCCGCTGGGGCAAGGACAGCGGCAAGCCCGAGCGGCAGCGGCTGTGCGACCTAGGCTATCTGCGCGTGGCGTACAAGCGCGACGACGGCCGGATCGGATTCCGCTGCGCGGCGGAGCCCGTGGAGGATTACGTGCGCAAAGGCGGAGCGATCGAGGACACGGTCGGCCGCCAATGTCTGTGCAACGCGCTCACCGCCAACGTCGGCCAGGCGCAGATCCGCGTCTCGGGCGAGGAGGAGCCGCCGCTCGTCACCAGCGGCGACGACCTCAAGACGATCGCCGCGTTCCTCGACGGGCGGAGCAGCTACTCGGCCGGTGACGTCATCGACTACCTGCTCAGCTGGATCTCCGCGCCTCGACAGCTGGCGCCGGTCGGCTGA
- a CDS encoding CBS domain-containing protein — MLKVRDIMTREPITVTPGTSLRDAMELFTREHISGAPVSSGGKLVGVISASDLLAFAAASPEAARGPDAEAEFDDLPDMDDEAGIELAGDALSDGAFFTDFLNDADTEVDMRFAGMSDSNMDVLDEYTVADAMTTKVKTIGADEPAIAAARMMQEAKVHRLLVMDHDRLAGIVSTTDLNRAVAERRLPEIAPPADGSVNFDAGWTHEPLVPYDDAE; from the coding sequence ATGTTGAAGGTACGCGACATAATGACCCGCGAGCCCATCACCGTCACGCCCGGAACCTCGTTACGCGACGCCATGGAGCTCTTCACGCGCGAGCACATCAGCGGAGCGCCCGTCTCCAGCGGCGGCAAGCTCGTGGGAGTGATCTCGGCGAGCGACTTGCTGGCGTTCGCCGCCGCGTCGCCCGAAGCCGCGCGCGGACCGGACGCCGAGGCGGAGTTCGACGATCTGCCGGACATGGACGACGAGGCCGGCATCGAGCTGGCCGGCGACGCGCTCAGCGACGGCGCGTTCTTCACGGATTTCCTGAACGATGCCGACACCGAGGTGGACATGAGGTTCGCCGGGATGTCGGATTCCAACATGGACGTGCTCGACGAATACACCGTCGCGGACGCGATGACGACGAAGGTGAAGACGATCGGAGCCGACGAGCCCGCGATCGCGGCCGCGCGGATGATGCAGGAGGCCAAAGTGCACCGGCTGCTGGTGATGGACCACGACCGCCTCGCGGGCATCGTCTCGACCACGGACCTCAACCGGGCGGTCGCGGAGCGGCGGCTGCCGGAGATCGCCCCGCCAGCCGACGGCAGCGTGAACTTCGACGCCGGCTGGACGCACGAGCCGCTCGTGCCCTACGACGACGCCGAATGA
- a CDS encoding universal stress protein, which produces MDIQPIVVGVDFAEPSLAAARWTARHLLGGKLVLAHSVWLPEPPRFLSGFYPSTATLIEDATRGAEERLQELSATLERPAEAAVTVGRPEDRLPAMAEEMDARLLVVGSHGRRSGVWKLLGSTAERIARHARQPLLLARNLPENGVRIVLVAVDDSGFSPAMLEWIPLLTRHDGACVVVVHVCSPMLAGFVKVAASESEITTAERQLRQHAEAWLRGRIEEAGIRADLDVAVGDVCFELLRAASRHAADLIILGSHDPRRGRFLGSTAEFVLRQGSGPVLVTPASAPG; this is translated from the coding sequence ATGGACATCCAGCCGATAGTCGTAGGGGTTGATTTTGCGGAGCCGTCGCTGGCGGCGGCCCGGTGGACGGCGCGGCATCTGCTCGGCGGCAAGCTCGTGCTCGCGCACTCGGTCTGGCTGCCGGAGCCACCGCGTTTTCTGAGCGGATTCTATCCTTCGACCGCTACGCTGATCGAGGACGCGACCCGCGGCGCGGAGGAGCGCCTGCAGGAGCTTTCCGCGACGCTGGAGCGCCCGGCGGAAGCCGCTGTCACCGTGGGGCGGCCCGAGGACCGGCTGCCGGCAATGGCCGAGGAAATGGACGCGCGCCTGCTGGTCGTCGGATCGCACGGCCGGAGGTCCGGCGTGTGGAAGCTGCTCGGGAGCACGGCCGAGCGGATCGCCAGGCATGCGCGACAACCGTTGCTGCTCGCGCGGAATCTGCCGGAGAACGGCGTGCGTATCGTGCTGGTGGCGGTGGACGATTCCGGATTCAGTCCGGCGATGCTCGAGTGGATCCCGCTTCTGACGCGACACGACGGCGCGTGCGTTGTGGTAGTTCACGTTTGCTCTCCCATGCTGGCGGGGTTCGTGAAAGTCGCCGCCAGCGAGTCGGAGATCACGACCGCGGAGCGCCAGCTGCGGCAGCACGCCGAAGCGTGGCTCCGGGGACGGATCGAGGAGGCGGGCATTCGCGCGGACCTCGACGTCGCCGTTGGCGACGTGTGCTTCGAGCTGCTGCGCGCGGCGAGCCGGCACGCCGCCGATCTCATCATCCTCGGCTCGCATGATCCGCGGCGGGGACGCTTCCTCGGAAGCACCGCGGAATTCGTCCTGCGCCAGGGCTCGGGGCCGGTGCTCGTGACGCCGGCGAGCGCTCCCGGGTGA